GATGTCATTCTCTTACAGACTGTAAAACAACACCTCAGCGTGCTTTACAGGCAAATGACCAGCTAGCAAACAGGTTAGCTGGTCATCATGTGCTAGCAAACTGTTTCTGCGATGTCTCTGCCAGACCTGAAGAGTCCCAGATGAGAAAACGTATCTGACATTTGCAGCTACAAGGCCACATGGCAGATTTATGAAGCCTGTATCAGCCTAGTTTAAACAAGCAGTTGTTGCACAAGTCTCAAGATAATGTTGTTGGAGCGCTTCCAAAAATGTAACTTATACGAAACATTGATTGTGTCCAAGCCTGTGTTAACCTAAGTAAGACTCCTGTGATGCTGTTTTGTAAGAGGcacaagctaagctaacagtgtcTGAGGCTCATATTAATTCACTTTTGTATTTTGAGTCAGTTATGAGCCAGCAAGTATGGtactgtgttttgtatttgagcttagtattttttttccagacaaaTAGCTGTAATAACGAACATTACCAATGGTAGCATCGGTCTCTAAAACAAGAATGGTAGAGTTAAATCATTTCCTGATTATATACACTTCTACCCGCCCGCAATTTGAAAATGccaaaatgaaacatattttttcGTCAGGTCCACTGTCGACTGACAGGGTATGAAGTCAAGGCAGAAACAGGCAAAACAGCAAAGCGGTTGTAGTAATTCTACTGGCCAGAGTAACACAAATTCCTCTACCACTATACGTGTTCTGTGTCATTTCAGTGACGTAAGCAAACATCGGGCAGGGCTAGAAGCATGCAGGAGAACGGCAGGAGACTAAGTGGAATGGCAGTGAACTACTGTAGCTCTACAGCTGAACATGCACTCAGTTCTTCAGTGTTTCTACGGCCcagcagaagaggagaagaggcgTACACATGAATTACAAAAGTCTTTGCTGATACAGCAGACATTCAttgctttttaaatttgggTTTGTTTTAAAGACTATGTAGAGCCAGGAGGAGGTTGGAAGGATGGACGGAGGATGCAGCAATTTGCTCTCTCACCCAGTGCTGGGCACCTACAGACTACTACGAGGAAATGCTCAGTAATCATGTCCCCCACCCACCTTTATTCACTACTAACAAACCATCATCAAACTCTGAATCAATGATGCGATGAGACCCTGCACaggacacgcacgcacacaacacacacaaacagacagggTTGAGAGGTTCTGTTTGTCAGTCTCCCACACTGAGAGACACAAAAGAGAAAGCTCAGAAAAAGAAGGGTTAGCAACCACACACTCAAACGAACTGTAGGTAAAATGAGACGTATCTTGTAAGAAAACACGGACAGACATACTCTGTAGTTTCTTGCTGGGGCTGTCTCCGTGGACGTGTCTGCGGGGGAGATACGGAGACGGCTGGGGCAGAGGTATAGAGGACACGTCATGTGTCTGGAGTTTATACCAGTGCGGAGTGTCATCTAGTAAGGCCGTCTCCAGCTCTATCAGGATCTGGcagaagacacagagaaagaaatggtgTAAGAGTCTGATGTAAGGATTTAGGAccactaaaatgtaaatgtagagtTTTAACCAACGTTTTAACCAGTTACTAAAAAAAGACATAACAACCAGCCACAATGGTCACAAAGTTAACATCAGGGACCACTTAAAACAGGCTGTAAACCACTGCTTTAATATTATTTGAACCCATCTGGCTTTATTTTAAATCACAGTCAAAAAAGTtcagttcaggttttatctTCTGCCATGGAGACTGATTGAGGTCAAATGCATCTTGTTTGTGTTAATTATCCTCGATACGTGCCTAGAACCTGAACTAGAACTCAAGTGACTGGACATTAGGTCCCAAAATAGACACAGAAAGCCAGGAAAAAGACAGGCCATGAAGTCCAAGGTCCGCCAGTGATATAAGACATCCATGATAAAGATATGGTGGGGCATAGAGTGGGGTAAGGACATACAATGATTTCCGATGCACTGGGTGTTCCCAGGAGCACAGTAAGATTCAGAATTGATCAGGTATTTATGGTAGAGCAGCTAGACGGATGCCACTCTGAGTAAATGACTCATAACATCGTGTGTGAGGTTTGTCAGACTCAAGGAGAGAAAAGATTTGTGGTCTAACAAGCCCAAGCTGAACTCTTTGGTACGCCTATGCTGTTTAATAATCAGCTAATAACATCCATGCAGTGAAGCATGGCAGTGGCAGCAGCATGCTTATAGGACTGTTTCTCAGCAGCTGGGACAGGGACACTTAGAAAAAGATCAATGCAAATGCAGAGAGGCGCAAGAAGAAAACCTGGTTCAGAAAGTGAGATCTGAGATtgagttgatggtccttttttttcagcatcacaGTGAGCCAAGGAAAACAGACAAGGCAACACTGAGGTGGCTTCAAGACGAGTCCCTAACTGCCCTTCAGTGGCTCACGAGATTTAAACCCCTGGCCTGAAGAGCACTGGTATGTCACCCACCTCGCCCAGGAattcactctcctcctcctggactcTGGGCTGGTCCCAGACTGTGATCTCCAGCATGCGCTCTCTGAAGTCCCGTCGGTGAACATGAGAATAAATGAAGGTCTGGTTCCACTTGGGCTCAGCGCTCTTCTTCACTGTTTTAGTCCGCCGTTTACTCTTATCACTGCAACAACAGTTTAGATCACATGTTTGTGAGCATGTCAGCCATCTTCGACAACcaagtgaacacacacacacacacctactaAATGAGAgataaatgaacacaaagagCTAACCTCCTGTCAGGCAGGAAGTACATCTTGACATAGGGGTTCCGAGGTCTTCCGTCCGGTCGGGTTGGCAGGTCTATGGCTTGAAGGACGTTGACAATCAACTGATGGCCTACTTTGTCGTACCACAGCTTCACCTGAAAAGACGTAAGAAGGTAGTTAGCCTCTGTACGATATAAACTATACCCACTCACATAAATCTAAGttctctgttcctcctcttccaggtACTTACAGAAAGCTGTCCAGGCAGGACCAGAGGAAGGTCCCGAAGGGTGCCAGGGCTGGTAGGCGACATCACTGATATAGAGGGACGCTCCATTTTCTGAGATTCAAAGGAACTGGAGCCTGCTGAGTGATGAAAACAATAAACCTTGTAATGAaccatagaaaaaaaacacaataaaattcaacatttgaaatgaaagcacactGTGATGTGTATTTCACCAAGAGGCTACTGATACATTCATTGAAacactgtacaaaaaaaaagtagaatcaTCTTCTCCCCCATATAAACACTTACTAGATTCTAGAGGAGGGTGGGACGACTCTGGGATTCTTGGGATGTCTCTGTAAAAAAAGAGAGTCATTGAGTACATTCAGATCTACTACATGTTCCTGTCTTAACTAAAGGAGCAACAATTTCATGGTAGAGGAAGCAGTCAATTGACCACACAGCTTGGGGGgtgtggaggagaaaacaacagcaggaaaaaGGGATTTTTCTCTTGGATCTGAAGGATTTCAGGGAAGGTGAAGGGGAAGGGACTCCATCCATTAGATCAGCTCTACTTACTGATAGACTCTATACACTTTTCTCAAGAAGTTTTTTGATATAATTCGGTGGATAGAGCTTTTAgataaaggaaggaaacatagcaAAAGTATCAGAAAAGGTATCTTTATTCAGGAAGTAAGACAATATTCATTATCTATGAACAGCAGTAATCTTACCCTATAGGTCTTGAAACAACAATCTCAACTTGTGGCTCAGCCTTGGATTCAAGAATGATGTTGTACACTTCTTTCTTGGTTGCTCCCGGCAACGATTTCCCATTCCACTGCAACACCTCATCgcctggaaacaggatgttacGAGATACAAGACGAGAATAAATAAGTCCACTCAAAGAGTGGAGGCTAGTTAGGTTGCTAATGTACCACTAGAGTAGACATTTCATCCCCATCGttggcagcagctgctgcatggCATTAGCAGTTTGAGGGGTTCAGATGTGCCAGACGACCTTGGTACTCCATACATGTCGGAGGGACTGTAAGAGACGATTCTCATGTGCACAACTTGCTAGCATTCATGTCATGTGACAACTCAGGATGGCTGCAGTCAGTCGTCTTCTGCCGCCTGAATGAGGTCAGGTGTGGCGGTGAGGAGGCATCCGAGAGGTGGGAGTGGTTAAGGTTATAAAACTCagctttctctgtgtgttctcactctctctctttctcaggaTTGCAATCTTGTTTTTATACTCAACTTCCACCCATCCATGCATGCCTTTCATTACTGATACCCTGGCCGAGGTCACACATCTGTAGTTGCTTACTTTTGCCCACATTTCTCattctttttatgtctttttgagCCGACTGGTGGGAAACTGGCAATGATGATATCTCCAATATGATGTGAAGCCAGTTACTTATTTTTGGCCTTCGCAGACATGATACCAATAACATTACAACAACCATAATTGTTACACTTTAGGCCAGGGGTCttgaacgtttttcaggccaaggaccaccaaactgatggagagattaagtatggactccctacctactatatgtgctctatattacactcggcctagtgctgtttatatatatatatatatatatatatatatatatatatatatatatatatatatatatatatatatatattgttaatataattgtgcattaaaatattaaaataaacatacctgacataactGACAAAATTATAAAGatcatcttctgcctccatttatctctttactaacacatgttggattcatgttaatgtgtagttaaagaaatttaaattaaaaaaaataatatatatacatataaatataaatatataatcaaccaaatgttttgtgagccccctgcagtacctccatggaccccctgttgaagacctatgcttagGCCGCCACacatttttgcaaaaatataCTTTTACATTCAGTTCAGCATTAAAATGAGCTTTGAGCTAAACAATAAAGAAAGCACAGTAGTACAGATTTCAAAAGATTTGCACCTGCGCGTAGGTGTCCAACAACATCTGCCAGACTTCCTTTTTTGACCTTAGTGATGAAGGCCCCAAGTCTGCCCGTCTCTGTCATCTTTCCTCCAACAACCTGCACGCACAGAGAGGGGAATGAGTAGGAACGTCACTATTTCCAGTTTGCGGAAGTCCCTTCTGATTTCTTTGACAAAAGTATTAATGCAGAGGATTCCATGCGTACTTTTAGACCCAGGAGGGAGCCAGCCTCACGAGGCATGGCCGACCTCTTGCTTAGCGTGATGCGTCCGATCAGGTGGTCCCCTTCTTTGGACGGCTGCCACGTAACCGGATGCTGCGTGTATAGAAGATTAAGATGACAGGAGACAAAGACAATTATGAAAGGAGTTACAAAGTGTAAATATCTCTGTTTTAATGTGCGATTTATATGAATAGAAATGTCTGTTCTGAACACATATGTGAGTTAAAGATGTCATGGTAGATGTTTACAACCGCTGAAACTTACATGCCACACTGCGGGATCTAGAGGATGACAGTCCCAGTCACCTGCATGGAGAAAGAACAGGGAGATGTATTAGGTATTCAGACAATGGAAATATGCAGAAAGTAAACTGCTTTACTATATGTCAACTCACAAGACACCAAATAGATTTAGCTGCAGTTCCTTCCTCTTTTACAGCCCAGTTTGTTGTAGCATAGTTTGAATTACActtcaaacagaaaaaccagcAGCACTTTGTTTGCTTAAGTTATTTAAGTAAAGTGCACAGAATGCCTGGAACTTAGTGTTAGTATAGTGGTTTAGAAAGGCACACAGAAAGGACACaatcactgtaaaataaagtgtttgcGATGAGACAGACTCTTCATAAACAAACCAGGTAATTGAACATTTCGGCagcactgtgactgtaaagatcTGACACTGGAATGATTGTCCACAACTCCACAAAGTAAACAGACAACGCTGGAGTGGCTTCAAGATGAGTTTCTAACTGTGCTTCAGGGGCCCAGCAGAAGTCCAGACCTGAAGAAGATCTAGTGAGTCTATACCCAAGAGGATGAACGAGATAAACTGGCCAGACATCCTGGTGTGTAAAGCTTGTAAGAACTcgccaaagaggaggaggaggaggaggaggaggaagaggaggaggggaagaagaagaagaagaagaagaagaagaaggggtgTAAAATGACATACtaagaaaattatttattttctgttttacagtAATATGTCCTACTGAGTAATGTGCTCAAACAGAGAATGAATACATGTAATGACTACAAAGcgaacacaaaaacacaatgtacCATCCAGCACAGAGAAGTCattaaagacaagaaaaattaaatccatctgtattttgtttgttgatttaaCTGCTGAGAGCAGGTACCTCTCCCACTGCCGATTCATGGGAGGATAAACAAGTTTTTACTAacaaaaatgtttctatttaaacttaAAGATTCAACTTCCTTTCCACATTTTTACTCTTGGGCTACATTCAATATTGCTAATTGAAACTTAAAACCAATAAAGAGACTAAAATGTCATCAAACTTCAGCTCAAAACCAATATTATCATATTGAACTGAAAGAATAAGGTTCATGTCttgagaaaacacattaaaattgTCACTCAAGAGCCAGGGCATAAAAATCAAAGTAATTCACAATAACAATGGCCTGTCTAAGACTACTCCGTCCAGAGCCTGGCCAAGGACAGAGACACCAGCCGCTGTCAGGGCATCCCAGCACTCATTTGCACTGACAGATGGTCGGCCCGAGCAGGGAAGCTAACTGGCCCAGCATCAGACCAGAGGAGGCTGAGAGATTCATGGCCACTATTTCACAGAAGGACTAAAACAACAGCAAGACGGCATCAGACTGGCAGTTTAAAAGCTCCCATGGAGGTTCAGCTTTAATGTAAATGAGCGAAGAGAATGATTCAGTGGAAGTTTCTGGCAAATGACAACAGGAAAGGAAATAATACGGCTTAAACCTTGCGTGGAAAAACTATGGAACACATATTAAGTGGAAACCAAATGGAAAATGACAGGCTAGCCCACAGGATCATGGATGATGGAGGGAGTGTAAATCAGAGACAAAGCATGTATGACTCCACTGCTGCTAATCTGATGTCTGAAAATCCATTAAACGTGTTTCACAGGAAAAATGCTCACTGCACAGTTTAAAGTGCTGAGTAGACTTTCTGGATTTTGGAGGccagtgttattatttattagtctTAGTATCAGATGATGTTGTTCCGAGGAAGCAGTGTGTGTGCTTCATTCGCGTATTTCTGCTGCTACACCTCCCGTTTAACCAGTTTCAGTCACAAAACTGACCAAGCTTGACAAAATCTCTCACAGTCACATCGTTTGAACTCGACGCTCAACAAGCTGCTGTAATAACATGTTTCAGCATCAGCTCCAGTGTCATTTCAGTATGTGTCTAAATGGAATCTTCTGATTATTTTCAGGTTTACGAGGACAAAATACTATTTGTCACTCCTATCAGTGACAGTCCATTTGAATTTCcttatggggcatgtttcaacccacacagaaacaaaaaaaattaaataaaatccctGCACACatttggacagtcctccaaccaatcagagcaccAAAGTATGTGGCATTCAGTGGCTAAGGCGTTCTCGACAAACGTCTTAATGTTTTCCCATCGTCCTTTAAAGTGAGTGAGGACTTGAAACACTAACTTCTTCAACGATTGAACTGGCCTAATTTCTTCAGTTATTGTTTAAATCTGTATctgatctttattttttctatttttttttttaattctgaaaatctaatttatgtGGTACAGTTTTCTAttgtttatgcttttatttgttacatGTATTTAAGTGCTGTGTTTTGTACTGGTGAGCAAAGAGTCAAATTCCTTATACGTGCACACATACTTgcccaataaagctgattctgatcctgagaTGCTCAGTCTTTGACATTTTATGAAGCCCCCACTTGACTAAAATGTCCAATCTTTGTTCCCAGACCTTATACGCTAGTTcaacaagaaacagaaaatatccCTGCATTTAGGTGTTTACACACAGACTTTCCGATTTCACCATTGTTCTGAATTATGGATGATATATGTAGCAACTTGCCCTTGTAATTTATCAACGTGATATAATTACTGaacactgactgtatatactgtatctcTTTCCACATCACAGCGCTGGATCAGTGTGTGGACACCTACATGTACAGTTCAGTGAAACATGTTCACGCTGATTCTCTGGGGAACGTTAAAGTAATCCTGATAAGTGTaggacacgcacacatacacacagtagCAGTACATGTGAATGAGGTGCCTCGCCATGGGACCCAGTGTCATCCCAATAGCATACTTCCTCTTCCATTTACTCAGCACAATTATCACCTTGCTGTTCTTTTTCACACCAAGGGAGTAACGCAATTACTCTGAATCACTGTCTGCTTCTATTTAACGTCAACGAGTCAAAGTGCGTGTCACTAAAGCCTCGGACTGGGATATAAAGTGGTAGTATAGTTACATACATACAACTTATGGTGTTCGATGGGTGTTTAAGTTTGTAAATGGAGGAGTTTAAAAGCacagtttcagtgtttgtgttctcCGTTTAATCCTAATGTACAAAATTTTTACAAAAGTTTTACAGACTGACATAAAACTTTAAGATTGTAGGAACTATTTTGCTGAAATGTCATCAGTGACTATGTTAATGTGCCAACAGTCCATGCTACAGAGTAATCTCATCTGAATGATTTGTAGCTAATTAAGTTCACGTTGAAACACCTacaaataatcaataaatccaAGATCTTAAAAAACCAGGAATGACCTTATTATCACCTTATGACCTTGCAACCATTACCGTATCCATCAGTGTGTACAAGTGCACGGTTTCCTTTATTTACCAATTACCAAGACAACCATTACAGAGGCAATATGCAAAGAAGGATACATACCAATAAAAACGCaatcttttctttgttcttgaTGTTTATGACAAAGCATTGAATCAATATTTATCACCTACAATGTTAGACCCTATTGTTTCAAAAAACATACTTCAGAAATTTCACTCTGGAGAAGGTAGAGATCAAACATGGTGCTAAAAGCAGTGCTGCTATGGCCAGTCTATCTGAGTGTCATTAAAAAAGTACCACCAGCATGGGTTTGTTCATCAAAAAGCTACAGTAATGTCCAGACCATGTAGTTAacaccatttattttatctcatctcatcttccatacttcttatcctcactagggtcgcgggggttgctggagcctatcccagctggcactgggcgagaggcggggtacaccctggacaggtcgtcagcctatctcagggctaacactgagacatacaaccattcgcactcacactcacaactagggtcaatttagaataagctccaattagcctaacaagcatgtctttggaggtgggaggaagccggagtacctggatGCAAAAATAGGGAGTACATGCgcactccacccagaaaggcccgagcgcGACTCGAACCCGGAACTTCTTTCTGAGAGGCAACAGCGCAAACCACTGAACCGCTGTGCCGCCTTCATTTATGTTAtgaccagaaaaaaagaactgtgtCACTGTTTCCCTTAACTTGATGCGTACAGTACTTTCTTTCGTTTTACCATTTTGTTCCAGTTGTCAGCCCCTCACCAACGCTGGTGTGCGCTctcattttgctttttcagtaTCTATTTAGCAAACACATACTGCACATTACCCTGTGAAAGTTCCTGCATGCCACAGAAGAGAGTAGAAGGAGACATCCTGTTTTGAGGCTCAGCTAGCTAAAGAGTGTTTAAAACAGCTAATAATCCCAATCCACACCGTCTACCCATTACCCGTTCCTGATCTGGATTAAAACATCCGGAAATAAGATGATCCAGCGGCGCTAACTGTATCTACTCTCAGTTGagctcaaacacacattttggtACAGTTTAGCATGTTATAGCAAAGAGCAGGAAACTATATAGGTAGCAAACAGCTAGCAACGGCCACACAGCACGCAACCGCAACCAGCCCTGATTTTTAGCTGGTGGTCCGTGGTTAGCGGTTGCCTGATGGCTGTTTGCGAGGCATTACGTAGCCAACGAGCCACTGACCTAATTCCACAAATCTGCTGGCCTAAATCACAGCGACTCTCGAAAATAAATGAGAGCTGTCCTGAGAGCAGCGGGTTTAGCCACCGCACAGAGGTGTAGATTATACGCAATGATAGTACTGCAGTATGTGCTGGGTAGGGACTATATaagttaaaaaccaaaaaagtaCTAAATCTCCACAACcatgtttcatttgaaaaacaattCAGTCCCAGGTTAAAAATGTGTCGACTCATTTGACCGGTCATTAAGCTGGGATCTATCTATCTCTGAGAGCGTGAGCTGCACGCCAGGTTACAATTAGGCATCAGACGTATTACTGCTGTAATTTTAATCCTGCACACAGTACACTCAGCAGTCGGATAGGTCGTGAAAATAATCTTGACAATGATGAGAGTACAGCACACGCAAAGATCAAATTATGGTCCTTCGTGACTCAGCAGTATCAGTATCACTATCACATGTAGAAGTTATGGATGAACATGTGACCAAGGTAAGACTCGCTGATGCTCACTAGCAAGTTCTGGTGGGAGGAAAAGGTAGCCTCAGCAAATGATGAACAGAGTCTAATGCATAGAAATGAATGATGGCAAACAGTGCTATCGGTTATCGTGGGTTTAGCTAGTAAACTAGTGGAGCACATCTGTCTGACTGACCTTTTTCGCTGACACTTTCCATGTCCACGTCCTCACAGCTGGTGTACTCGGGCGTGGAGccgccctcctcctctgagctACTGATGGACATCTGCTTCTTGTTGACTCCGCGCTTGCTCTTGTTTGAACGTGGAGGGGGCGGCCGCAAAGACTCCGACTGGTCTGAGCTCTGAGAGTCCTTCCTCAGCAGGTTATCCCCACCTTTGTCCCTTGGTGTCCGTGTTGTACCGGGCTCCAGACGACCATTGTTCGGGCCCCAGTCCGGAGGCGCCTGTCCCCCAGGTTGGACCCCTGATCTCACTCCACCTCCGGCAGGGGGTGCACCCCCTCCGACCCCCACGGTCCTATCCACAGAGTAGGCTCTGTGGTTCTCCAAGTGGGTCTTGCGGtctccctctccacctccacccctccttGCCAAACGGTTTTCTGGTACCTCCCCTGAGcggcctcctccgcctccaccaccccctcctTCACCAGGCCCCAGTCCAACCTCATTGATTGCAAGATCACTGTGTCGTCGTTCGTGTCGTACTTTCGATACCTTAGCATGCATGCGcatctcctgctcctctttctggGGTTTCACCGGGTACCTCGCCAGGTTGGGGTCACTGCGATAACGATTCTGAAACTCCTCCTCGCGACGCTGCCGCTCCCTCTGCTCTTCCTCGTCAGGACGCCTGCGGTGGGTCTCTTGACGACCCAGATTTTCATTTCCATCCTCATAGTCCTGAGAATGGATCTTCTCCAGTCGCCGGCCGTCTCCTaaccttctctctcctctgtctccaggGCCCACTCGCTCATCCAGAGATGACTGAGACTGCAACTTGCCAGCAGGTCTCCGGCCACGTCCCATGCTGCCCTTACCATTTTGTTCATGTAGAGAAACCGGCCTTTTCCTGGAATAGAAGGGGACTCATATagttattttaatctaatcttattttattttttgtggtttttaagagtgtttacttttatgtgcaacaaaattCTGTCTTAGTCTAAGTGTATAATCTAGAAACAGTTTCAGGTCCAACAGGCAAAGTTGTGATTTTGCTGAAAAAGTGTGTCATGGACTatcctgttctttttctgttctctttgaactgattaaaaattttactAACCAAGATGAGACAGTGCCGAAATCCTACCTAACAAGGGGATTGAGTCAAAGACCTCTCAAGACTAAAATCTGTGACCCAGTAGTTAAGCTAGAACAGACAGAGatatttcccttttcttttttttccccaatttttttatttttttttgcttcagcaAATACTGAACACAGTGGGTCCAAAGCCTTGTCTTATAGCCTTTCTAGGTTTCTTTGTTCCAAATATGATTCCTGTTTTCCAGTTCTACATTTCACCAATCCTAATCAAGTAAATGAAAAGAGGTACAGGTTGCAAACCCAACACAAACAGTTCACCGTTTCAAAAATTTTGTGTTCCATGTGTGACTCTTACTTTTCTTTAGGTGGTTCACTTTGGGAGCGAGAGCCAGGCATAGTGTCGGCGCCCTTGGCTGCAGTGACACCAGCGGGCAGATGCGTCCCGTCTGGTGGCCCTGTGTTGCCGCCGGAGGGCGGCGCTTGGGACCTGGAGCGGAATAGCTTCTTGTCCCGTTGGGCCTCACCTCTTGTGGCCGGGTCGTTCAAGGAGGTGCCCAGGCTCCCAGGCCGCACCCCTGACCCCGAAAACCATTCTCCTGATTTGGTGAGAATCTCCTGTTGCTTACGGCATAGGTTGCATACCCACATTACCTGGAAGAGTTGAAAGGACAAAAGTGTTTGGCATGCTCACTTCAGGTTGGTTAGACAGGTTTGTGGCACAAAATCTGCAGTAATATCATTACCCATATTGAGCATGTAGGCTTGCACCAAAACAAATGCAGCGTGGTTAACGTTAGGGGGGCAGTTAAGCTTCTTCTAGAGAGATCTGTGGTAACGTTGTGGTATGTTCTGTACTGCTGTTAAAAATATACAGATCCTCTTTAGGAGGCTTGTTTTACCTGTCCTTAATTTTATTACAATATTACAACTGATGTAATGCACATagaatacatatatatatatatattcatatatttaaagCTTACATCTATCTGTTATAGGATCCATAAGGCTACAAATGAGCCTGTAATACAGCTGGTGTAAAGAACAAAGGAACAGTGGAATCTTATTGTCACTGTTGTGTATATTATTTTCACCGTTTTCACAAAAGCATGGAATTATTTCTACAGTCAAGGTTCT
The nucleotide sequence above comes from Mugil cephalus isolate CIBA_MC_2020 chromosome 2, CIBA_Mcephalus_1.1, whole genome shotgun sequence. Encoded proteins:
- the rims1b gene encoding regulating synaptic membrane exocytosis protein 1 isoform X29; this translates as MSASVGPQGGPRPPTVPPSMPDLPDLSHLTEEERKIIMAVMARQKEEEEKEQAMLKTLHQQFESYKQEVRRIGAETRRQQTQQKDDAPTCGICRKTKFADGCGHLCSYCQTKFCARCGGRVSLRSNNEDKVCLIVKDRVMWVCNLCRKQQEILTKSGEWFSGSGVRPGSLGTSLNDPATRGEAQRDKKLFRSRSQAPPSGGNTGPPDGTHLPAGVTAAKGADTMPGSRSQSEPPKEKKRPVSLHEQNGKGSMGRGRRPAGKLQSQSSLDERVGPGDRGERRLGDGRRLEKIHSQDYEDGNENLGRQETHRRRPDEEEQRERQRREEEFQNRYRSDPNLARYPVKPQKEEQEMRMHAKVSKVRHERRHSDLAINEVGLGPGEGGGGGGGGGRSGEVPENRLARRGGGGEGDRKTHLENHRAYSVDRTVGVGGGAPPAGGGVRSGVQPGGQAPPDWGPNNGRLEPGTTRTPRDKGGDNLLRKDSQSSDQSESLRPPPPRSNKSKRGVNKKQMSISSSEEEGGSTPEYTSCEDVDMESVSEKGDWDCHPLDPAVWHHPVTWQPSKEGDHLIGRITLSKRSAMPREAGSLLGLKVVGGKMTETGRLGAFITKVKKGSLADVVGHLRAGDEVLQWNGKSLPGATKKEVYNIILESKAEPQVEIVVSRPIGSIHRIISKNFLRKVYRVYQDIPRIPESSHPPLESTGSSSFESQKMERPSISVMSPTSPGTLRDLPLVLPGQLSVKLWYDKVGHQLIVNVLQAIDLPTRPDGRPRNPYVKMYFLPDRSDKSKRRTKTVKKSAEPKWNQTFIYSHVHRRDFRERMLEITVWDQPRVQEEESEFLGEILIELETALLDDTPHWYKLQTHDVSSIPLPQPSPYLPRRHVHGDSPSKKLQRSHRIIDSEFDDGLLVVNKGAERNSRERERGSTLAVPEQQRPVQHRSRSVSPHREDSCRARSRPAHVPMQRSLDEIHHNRHPPHSPSRYSESHLEHQRSGDSDYEYSEDSEVLEMHRSIRGGSAECLHTNRGVGRYSNTLPPKMPLLVNGIHKDIYSSTLPACLKNKPPHRQEGGTTLPRSILTHRVLRFTDEVTVSDLQPSLDRVRSASTTCLRPDTNFHCTNRDRCSNSLPRKTPPSPRILVEHVAPEEEDRQCSNSSSPNCQRGSKKSLEGDSRIQPTSILRGSRGRGGPLRPFGQTVLSGSCPNSPRLDRAQLHGSPSPPSGTPSGRRGRQLPQLPAKSSSIEQALAVDDRARRLIHPYRPSASHDPETDVKIKREMYAERRRNSDNMSARSSDSDMSDVSALSRASSASRLSSTSYMSIQSERPGGRLRSLLACILCCDRLDTLHHSDLDRTLPSYPSPAQPSLTPLEGAVERPQSTLPLPGCSPSPLGPWSVAFRGPQGVESMGDGGSVAGLSCSTLAPSEMLDMRRLLRDPRRQHRSLRNLCSRVVACLRRMNFNP